Within Microbacterium oryzae, the genomic segment GCGCCGCGTCGGTGTGGAGCACGAGCTGCCCGAGCTGCCACGCCCCCAGGTCGGCGAGCCCGCGCACGAGACCGGGGAGCTCGGCATGCGGCACCGCGAGCACGACGAGCTCGGAGCGGCGCACGACCTCGAGCGCGTCGAGCACGGGGACGTCGGGCAGCACGGCGGAGACGCGCTCGTCGTCGGACCCGCTCGTGATGCCGGTGATCGCATGCCCCGCGCCCGCGAGCGCGGCCCCGACCACGGGCCCCACCCGGCCGGCTCCGATGATCCCGACTCCCAGTCGCCCGTCCCGTCGCACGGCGTCGACCCTACGCGATGCCGCCGTGCCCTCGGGTCGACCTGGCATCCTCGTGGTCATGATGCGCTTCTGCCGCAGCCGTCACGACGGCGCGCGCTGCACCCGTCCCCTCGACCACCCCGGTCTGCACCGGCACCGCGCGATCATGTGGAGCGATCTCACCGCCGACGCCGCGGGGTGCCCGGGCACGGGCGAGCGCGGCACGCCCGCGCCGCCCCTCGACGACGGCTATCCGCACGGACGAGCGCTCTGCCCCACCTGCGGCAGGTTCATCGAGCTCGATCCGCGCGGGCGCCTCCTCCCCCACGACACATCGGATGCCGGCGAGAGCGACGCGGAGGTCGCGCACCGGCGCGAGTGGTTCAACGGGCACGGCTGGTAGCTGCGCCTGGTGCGGCCGCGCGCGCCTGCAGCACCGCGCGCTGCCGCTCGTTCCGGACGAGCTCCGCGGCCGCCGCGAATTCCGCTCGCGCCTCATCGTCCCGGCTGAGGCGCGCGAGCAGCTCGCCGCGCACCGCCGGCAGCAGATGGTAGGTGCGCAGCCGTCCGCCCGCGACGAGCTCGTCGACGATGCGCAGTCCGGCTTCGGGCCCCGATGCCTCCGCGACGGCCACGGCGCGGTTGAGGTCGACCACGGGCGAGGGCGCCACCTGCGCGAGCGCCTCGTACAGCCGCACGATGAGCGCCCAGTCGGTGCGGGCGACGTCGGGCGCGAGGGCATGGCACTCCGCGATGGCGGCCTGCAGCGCGTACGGGCCGCGACCTCTGCCCATCGCGTCGACGCGGGCGAGCGCCGCGCGGCCGCGCGCGATGGCGCCGCGGTCCCAGCGGCGACGATCCTGATCCGCCAGCAGCACGGGCTCGCCGCGGGCGTCGATGCGCGCGGCGAACCGCGAGGCCGTGAGCTCCATGAGGGCGAGGAGGCCGTGCGCCTCGGGCTCCCCGGGCAGCAGCGCAGCGAGGATGCGGGTCAGGCGGATGGCCTCGCGCGCGAGGTCCGGCCGCAGCAGGTCCTCGCCCGCGCTCGCGGAGTGGCCCTCGTTGAAGACGAGGTAGAGCACACCCAGCACCGCGGCCATCCGCATCGGCCGCTCTGCGGGCGGCGGGACCTCGAACGGCACCCCCGCCTCCGCGAGGGCGCGCTTGGCGCGCACGATCCGCTGCTGCACGGTGGCCGTCGGCACGAGGAAGGCCCGCGCGATCTCGTCGGCCTCGAGGCCGGCCACCACGCGCAGCGTGAGCGCCACCCGCGCCGGCGGTGCGAGCACGGGATGGCACGCGACGAACACGAGGCGCAGCACATCGTCGTCGATCTCGTCCGGGTCCCATGGGTCGGCGTCCGGCTGAGCCTCGTCGAGCGCGTGCGCGAGCGCCGCCACGCGTGCGTCGTAGCGCTCCCGGCGTCGCCAGACGTCGATCGCCTTGCGCTTGGCCGCCGTCGTCAGCCACGCGGCGCCATTCCGCGGGATGCCCGAGCTCGGCCACTGCGCGAGCGCGTCGGCCACCGCCTCCTGAGCGAGGTCCTCCGCGAGGGAGAAGTCGCCCGTGTAGCGCGTCAGGGTCGCGACGACGCGCGCGGACTCGGCGCGCCAGACGGCCGCGACGGCGCGGCGAGCCTCATCCGCCGCGCCGCTCACGGCGCCGCCGTCACTGCGCGCGGTTCGCCTGCTCCTCGCGCCATCCTGCTTCCTTCTCGATCCACTCGTTGTCAGCGGGGAAGTCGGTCATCTCCGTCACCCGGCGCACCTCGATCTTCGAGCCGGCGCCGAGCGGCACCTTACGAGCCCAGTGCGCGGCCTCGTCCTTCGTGGCGACCTCGATGATCCAGAAGCCGCTGAAGAGCTCCTTCGTCTCGCCATAGGGGCCGTCCGTGACGAGCGGCGGCTCGCTCGAGAAGTCGACGACGAACGCGTTGTCGTCGATGTCGGCGAGGCCCTCGCCCGCGAGGAGGACGCCGGCCTTCATGAGCTCCTCGTTGTACCGGCCCATCTGCTCGAGGATCTCCTCGAACGGCACCTCCCGATACGCCGCAGTGGCCTCGTCGGTCGCGCGCATGATCATCATGAACTTCATCGGTCTCTCCACCTCTCGCGGGGGTCGCGTCTCGACCCTCTCACTCAGTGCGTCGAACGAGGAAGACCGGAATCGACATCCGCGTCGGAATCCATCGCGATCGGCGCGATGTGCTCGCCCCAGCGGTGGGTGTGATCGCGCGAGGCGGCCTCCGCCGCGCCGCGGCTGGTCTCCTGCAGGAGGGCGATCGCGTCCTCGCGCTCGAGGCCCACGATCTGGCCGGAGATCGGCCCGACCACGGTGTGCGCCTGCCCCCAGGCGACCCGCTGCAGCCGGTCGACCGGCCCCTGCGCGATCGACACGCCCTGCAGGCGCGCGAGCGGGAAGATCGCGAGCTTCCGCCAGACCCGGCCGCGACGCAGCAGCAGGCCGAAGTCGGTGACCGCATAGCCGTGACGCCGCCACGACAGCGGGCGCCGCCATGCGGCGCGAGCCGGCATGCGCCGGTACGGGTCGCCCTCGACGGGGCCGAGGATCCCGTGCTCCCACACCAGCGGGAGATCTGCGATCGGGGCGTCCGGGAGGATCAGCGCGAGCACGCGCTCCACGTCCTCGCGCTTGCCGACCGGCAGCACCACGTTGAACTGCTGCGCGGTGCTGCTGGTCTGCTGCGACAGGCTCTTGCCCGTCATGCGGTTGATCTTCACGGTCCACCATCCGAACGGCCGCCACAGCAGCGACTGCGACACCTCGACCGCGAAGATGCGCCCGGGCGGGAGCGTCTCGGTGACCGTCGTGAAGAGCCCGAACGTGATGCGCACCCCGTCGGGGGTCGGCGCGATGGCGTAGCGCAGCGAGCGCGAGATCTGCGCCCAGACGATGGCGGCCGTCGCCACGACGAACGGGACCGCCATTCCGAGGCCGGCGCCGAGGAGCACGAGCAGCCCGTCGCCGTCCT encodes:
- a CDS encoding RNA polymerase sigma factor produces the protein MSGAADEARRAVAAVWRAESARVVATLTRYTGDFSLAEDLAQEAVADALAQWPSSGIPRNGAAWLTTAAKRKAIDVWRRRERYDARVAALAHALDEAQPDADPWDPDEIDDDVLRLVFVACHPVLAPPARVALTLRVVAGLEADEIARAFLVPTATVQQRIVRAKRALAEAGVPFEVPPPAERPMRMAAVLGVLYLVFNEGHSASAGEDLLRPDLAREAIRLTRILAALLPGEPEAHGLLALMELTASRFAARIDARGEPVLLADQDRRRWDRGAIARGRAALARVDAMGRGRGPYALQAAIAECHALAPDVARTDWALIVRLYEALAQVAPSPVVDLNRAVAVAEASGPEAGLRIVDELVAGGRLRTYHLLPAVRGELLARLSRDDEARAEFAAAAELVRNERQRAVLQARAAAPGAATSRAR
- a CDS encoding YciI family protein; amino-acid sequence: MKFMMIMRATDEATAAYREVPFEEILEQMGRYNEELMKAGVLLAGEGLADIDDNAFVVDFSSEPPLVTDGPYGETKELFSGFWIIEVATKDEAAHWARKVPLGAGSKIEVRRVTEMTDFPADNEWIEKEAGWREEQANRAQ